In Candidatus Eremiobacterota bacterium, a genomic segment contains:
- a CDS encoding insulinase family protein — translation MSAIPAPAPPRDAELPAPVERVLDNGLRVIAFSQRNLPLIAAQLVVGCGGVAEREEEAGLAALVAALLTHGTTRRSATEMSAAVDALGARFDAISGFDASVLSVSATTPAFPQAFALLDEVVRQPAFAPDEVERVRTKSISDLALTYANPSGLARLVAQRVAYGGAPYGHPLAGTAATLGALGRDRVAWFHERFYRPDDAVLVIGGDVSADDAFALAERELRSWRVPGTPIGELPQGPVPPPRERTVVIDKPDAGRTALYAGRVTIPRRSPDYYSALVAMAVLSGYSGRLNQEIRVKRGLSYGAGASLAARRMEGLFTAATMVDHARAAETAEVMRATIRSLAGAPASDDDLVSRKATVTGSFYRSIETIDGIAGTLTEHVLYDVPLGEMREYAPRVRAVDANAVREFAARELIPDEFLVLVGDASKFADELVRAHADARVIPFERLDLGSPSLGA, via the coding sequence ATGAGCGCGATTCCGGCGCCCGCGCCGCCGCGCGACGCCGAGCTTCCCGCGCCGGTCGAGCGCGTTCTCGACAACGGGTTGCGCGTCATCGCGTTCTCGCAGCGCAACTTGCCGCTGATCGCCGCGCAGCTCGTCGTCGGCTGCGGCGGCGTGGCGGAACGCGAAGAGGAAGCCGGTCTCGCCGCGCTGGTCGCCGCGCTGCTCACCCACGGCACGACGAGGCGCAGCGCGACGGAGATGAGCGCCGCGGTCGACGCGCTCGGCGCGCGTTTCGACGCGATCTCCGGTTTCGACGCCTCGGTGTTGAGCGTGAGCGCGACGACGCCCGCGTTCCCGCAGGCGTTCGCGCTGCTCGACGAGGTCGTGCGGCAGCCCGCGTTCGCGCCCGACGAGGTGGAGCGCGTGCGCACGAAGTCGATCTCCGATCTTGCGCTGACGTATGCGAACCCGAGCGGGCTGGCGCGGCTCGTCGCGCAGCGCGTCGCGTACGGCGGCGCGCCGTACGGTCATCCGCTGGCGGGAACCGCCGCGACGCTGGGCGCGCTCGGGCGCGACCGGGTGGCGTGGTTTCACGAGCGCTTCTACCGCCCCGACGACGCGGTGCTGGTGATCGGCGGCGACGTGAGCGCCGACGATGCGTTCGCGCTCGCCGAGCGCGAGCTCCGGTCGTGGCGCGTGCCCGGCACGCCGATCGGCGAGCTGCCGCAGGGCCCGGTTCCGCCGCCGCGCGAGCGCACGGTCGTGATCGACAAGCCCGATGCCGGCCGGACCGCGCTGTACGCGGGCCGGGTGACGATTCCGCGCCGTTCGCCCGACTACTATTCCGCGCTGGTCGCGATGGCGGTGCTGTCCGGGTACAGCGGGCGGCTGAACCAGGAGATCCGCGTGAAGCGCGGGCTCTCGTACGGCGCGGGCGCTTCGCTCGCGGCGCGCCGGATGGAGGGCCTCTTCACCGCGGCGACGATGGTCGACCACGCGCGCGCGGCGGAGACCGCGGAGGTGATGCGCGCGACGATCCGTTCGCTCGCCGGCGCGCCGGCGAGCGACGACGATCTCGTCTCGCGCAAGGCGACGGTGACCGGCAGCTTCTACCGCTCGATCGAGACGATCGACGGGATCGCCGGCACGCTCACCGAGCACGTGCTCTACGACGTCCCGCTGGGCGAGATGCGCGAGTACGCGCCGCGCGTGCGCGCGGTCGACGCGAACGCGGTGCGCGAGTTCGCGGCGCGCGAGCTGATCCCGGACGAGTTTCTGGTGCTGGTTGGCGACGCGTCGAAGTTCGCGGACGAGCTGGTGCGCGCGCACGCCGACGCGCGCGTGATCCCGTTCGAACGGCTCGATCTGGGATCGCCTTCGCTGGGCGCGTAG
- a CDS encoding insulinase family protein, with protein MLSNICSIVNPEMNAGRAQEDPGRGAGMNRRPVTALPTISAAAIGVAPLDYVDHVLDNGLRAILVPDRRVPSVAINVVYRVGGKDDPPNRSGFAHLFEHLMFKGTARTAPETIDRLTEDVGGYNNAFTSEDITNYYEVVPSNHLERLLWAEADRLAALEVNAQNFATERDVVIGEYDQRILAEPYGMLDELVNREAYLLHPYRRGVIGSPQELNAAALEDVVAFHATYYRPDNAIVVVAGDLDPDETLAMIERWFGRIHTPSSPIPRVQVVEPPQAAERFYEHRAANVPLAAVEEVYHIPAAAHPDAAALDVLETLLGSGRSSRLYSSLVYREQVATTAYASADLREQPGLFSVRLICARGVALAGARAALAREMDRLLSEPPGEAELERVRTQIVSSLVRSRQMNNSVAIAVVRATAERGDPGLINGDLERYLAVTGEDLLRVARTYLRPQNRTVIEYLPA; from the coding sequence ATGCTATCGAACATATGTTCGATTGTCAATCCGGAAATGAATGCTGGTCGAGCCCAGGAGGACCCCGGGCGCGGCGCGGGGATGAACCGAAGGCCCGTGACCGCACTCCCCACCATCTCCGCCGCGGCGATCGGCGTCGCGCCGCTGGACTACGTCGACCACGTCCTCGACAACGGCCTGCGCGCCATCCTGGTCCCCGACCGCCGGGTGCCCTCGGTCGCGATCAACGTCGTCTACCGCGTCGGCGGGAAGGACGACCCGCCGAACCGCTCGGGGTTCGCGCACCTCTTCGAGCACCTGATGTTCAAGGGGACGGCGCGGACCGCGCCCGAGACGATCGACCGGCTCACCGAGGACGTCGGCGGCTACAACAACGCGTTCACCTCCGAAGACATCACCAACTACTACGAGGTCGTCCCCTCGAACCACCTCGAGCGTTTGCTGTGGGCCGAAGCCGACCGGCTGGCGGCGCTCGAGGTGAACGCGCAGAACTTCGCCACCGAGCGCGACGTGGTGATCGGCGAGTACGACCAGCGCATCCTCGCCGAGCCGTACGGGATGCTCGACGAGCTCGTCAACCGCGAAGCGTACCTGCTGCACCCGTACCGGCGCGGCGTGATCGGCAGTCCCCAAGAGTTGAACGCCGCCGCGCTCGAGGACGTCGTGGCGTTCCACGCGACGTACTACCGGCCCGACAACGCGATCGTCGTCGTCGCCGGCGACCTCGATCCGGACGAGACGCTGGCGATGATCGAGCGCTGGTTCGGCCGCATTCACACGCCGTCATCGCCGATTCCGCGCGTGCAGGTCGTCGAGCCGCCGCAGGCGGCCGAGCGCTTCTACGAACACCGCGCCGCGAACGTGCCGCTCGCGGCCGTCGAAGAAGTCTATCACATCCCGGCAGCGGCGCATCCCGACGCGGCGGCGCTCGACGTGCTCGAGACGCTGCTCGGCTCCGGCCGCTCCTCGCGGCTCTACTCCTCGCTCGTCTACCGCGAGCAAGTCGCGACGACCGCGTACGCGAGCGCCGACTTGCGCGAGCAGCCCGGACTGTTCAGCGTGCGGCTGATCTGCGCGCGCGGCGTCGCGCTCGCCGGCGCGCGCGCCGCGCTCGCGCGCGAGATGGACCGCCTGCTGAGCGAGCCGCCCGGCGAAGCGGAGCTCGAGCGCGTGCGTACGCAGATCGTCAGCAGCTTGGTGCGCTCGCGGCAGATGAACAACTCGGTCGCCATCGCGGTCGTGCGCGCGACGGCCGAGCGCGGCGATCCCGGGTTGATCAACGGCGACCTGGAACGCTACCTCGCGGTCACCGGCGAGGATCTGCTGCGTGTCGCGCGCACCTATCTGCGCCCGCAGAACCGCACCGTGATCGAGTACCTGCCGGCATGA
- a CDS encoding DNA polymerase Y family protein, translating into MPIVCVWAPAFRLAVARLTQPPSAGSGQAIDLDAPLILADRIERGRVVDCTLTAAALGVRRGMTLVQAQATATEARTVFDDPAADVRVWAEMLEALDAASPLVEDDGLGCAFLEMHGVRGEPAAWLAAVRGALAGFDVPVRVACGPNRFVARAAAWRGDGVVCDGDPAAFLAPLSLELLPLERGALERLRLLGVTTLGELAALPHGPFVRRFGTEAARWHDLARGIDRRPLEPRARALRVGRALYGEGEASSEEQVLFALRTLVGWVVDDLCAAGKRAGRLVLRLECEDGETRELTTRVAQPTAVPSTLFELLRARLEGVTLGAPVVGLRLSAEELTSGGVALSLFAASDPDPDAIGVVLARLDAALGEGRALRAHVVEGPRIERRFSFEPFTLEPLATRGPRAEPAPLPETATLQLRLTAPRPIEVRVIDGAPRFVGSPPQHVVEFAGPWRAEEGWWTNATGESTPLVRDEYDVFLEDGSLLRLSAEPAGWRVLGIYD; encoded by the coding sequence GTGCCGATCGTCTGCGTCTGGGCTCCGGCGTTCCGGCTCGCCGTCGCGCGGCTGACCCAGCCTCCTTCGGCAGGCTCAGGGCAGGCGATCGACCTCGACGCGCCGCTGATCCTGGCCGACCGGATCGAGCGCGGTCGCGTCGTGGACTGCACGCTGACCGCGGCCGCGCTCGGCGTGCGGCGCGGGATGACGCTGGTGCAGGCGCAGGCGACCGCGACGGAGGCGCGGACCGTCTTCGACGACCCGGCCGCCGACGTGCGGGTGTGGGCCGAGATGCTGGAGGCGCTCGACGCGGCTTCGCCGCTCGTCGAGGACGACGGGCTGGGCTGCGCGTTTCTGGAGATGCACGGCGTGCGCGGCGAACCCGCCGCGTGGCTCGCCGCGGTGCGCGGCGCGCTGGCCGGATTCGACGTCCCGGTGCGCGTCGCGTGCGGGCCGAACCGCTTCGTCGCGCGCGCGGCGGCGTGGCGCGGCGACGGGGTCGTGTGCGACGGCGATCCGGCGGCGTTTCTGGCACCGCTTTCGCTCGAGCTGCTGCCGCTCGAGCGCGGCGCGCTCGAGCGCTTGCGACTGCTCGGCGTGACGACGCTCGGCGAGCTCGCCGCGCTCCCGCACGGTCCGTTCGTGCGCCGCTTCGGAACCGAGGCGGCGAGGTGGCACGATCTCGCGCGCGGGATCGACCGCCGTCCGCTCGAGCCGCGCGCGCGCGCATTGCGCGTCGGCCGCGCGCTCTACGGCGAAGGCGAAGCGAGCTCCGAAGAGCAGGTGCTGTTCGCGCTGCGCACGCTGGTCGGCTGGGTCGTCGACGATCTGTGCGCGGCGGGAAAACGCGCCGGGCGGCTGGTGCTGCGGCTCGAGTGCGAGGACGGCGAGACGCGCGAGCTGACGACGCGCGTCGCGCAGCCGACCGCGGTGCCGTCGACGCTGTTCGAGCTGCTGCGCGCGCGGCTCGAAGGCGTGACGCTCGGCGCGCCCGTCGTCGGCTTGCGGTTGAGCGCCGAAGAGCTCACGAGCGGCGGCGTCGCGCTCTCGCTGTTCGCGGCGAGCGATCCCGATCCGGACGCGATCGGCGTCGTGCTCGCGCGGCTCGACGCGGCGCTCGGCGAAGGCCGCGCGCTGCGCGCGCACGTCGTCGAAGGCCCGCGCATCGAGCGCCGCTTCAGCTTCGAGCCGTTCACGCTCGAGCCGCTCGCGACGCGCGGCCCGCGCGCCGAGCCCGCGCCGCTCCCCGAGACCGCGACATTGCAACTGCGCTTGACCGCGCCGCGCCCGATCGAGGTGCGTGTGATCGACGGCGCGCCGCGCTTCGTCGGCTCGCCGCCGCAGCACGTCGTCGAGTTCGCCGGCCCGTGGCGCGCCGAAGAAGGCTGGTGGACGAACGCCACCGGCGAAAGCACCCCGCTCGTCCGCGACGAGTACGACGTCTTCCTCGAAGACGGCTCGCTGCTGCGGCTGTCGGCAGAACCTGCTGGCTGGCGCGTGCTCGGAATCTACGACTAG
- a CDS encoding N-acetyltransferase — MPAAEQLVIRSARDGDAEAVAEILNAAIAGRAATARLEPITAEQQRDRLRAYGERYAFWVAADEAPATGTGIAAWCTIAPWSERSGYDLTAEVSVYVAADRQRRGIAAKLLRHAIAEAPQRGIEVYVARVFTHNPASLRLFERFDFQRWGTMRGVARLDGVLRDVAILGRRV; from the coding sequence ATGCCGGCCGCGGAGCAGCTCGTGATCCGAAGTGCGCGCGACGGCGACGCGGAAGCGGTCGCCGAGATCCTCAACGCGGCGATCGCCGGTCGCGCGGCGACCGCGCGGCTCGAGCCGATCACGGCCGAGCAGCAGCGCGACCGGTTGCGTGCCTACGGCGAGCGATACGCGTTCTGGGTCGCGGCGGACGAAGCGCCCGCGACGGGCACGGGGATCGCCGCCTGGTGCACGATCGCTCCGTGGTCGGAACGCAGCGGATACGATCTCACCGCCGAGGTCAGCGTCTACGTCGCAGCCGACCGGCAGCGGCGCGGGATCGCCGCGAAGCTGCTGCGGCACGCGATCGCCGAAGCGCCGCAACGCGGGATCGAGGTCTACGTCGCGCGCGTCTTCACCCACAATCCGGCCTCGCTGCGGCTCTTCGAGCGCTTCGACTTCCAGCGCTGGGGCACGATGCGCGGCGTCGCGCGGCTCGACGGCGTGCTGCGCGACGTCGCGATCCTCGGCCGGCGCGTCTAG
- a CDS encoding aldo/keto reductase family protein yields the protein MRYRNLGRWGVKLSAVGLGSWLTYGSSVEEESARACIRRAYERGVNFFDTADVYARGRAEEVVGRAIRDFPRDQLVLATKVYFPMGDGPNDRGLSRKHVRVEIDASLRRLQVDYVDLYQCHRYDVATPLEETVQAMDDLVRAGKILYWGVSEWNADQIAGATMLARARGWAEPVSNQPQYSALWRRVEPRVFPACKEYGLGNVVWSPLAMGILTGKYTDAAHPPHGTRAAGRAAEMMEDYFTQPVLDAVQRVKPLAERAHCTPAQLALAWCLRNDAVTSVIVGATRPEQVDDNVAAADLDVDPEIFREIDEILAPVAPFEPYTS from the coding sequence GTGCGGTACCGGAACCTGGGGCGCTGGGGCGTCAAACTCTCGGCCGTCGGGCTCGGCTCGTGGCTGACCTACGGCAGCAGCGTCGAGGAAGAATCGGCGCGCGCGTGCATTCGGCGCGCGTACGAGCGCGGGGTGAACTTCTTCGACACCGCCGACGTGTACGCGCGCGGGCGCGCCGAAGAGGTCGTCGGCCGCGCGATCCGCGACTTTCCGCGCGATCAGCTCGTGCTGGCCACGAAAGTCTATTTCCCGATGGGCGACGGCCCGAACGACCGCGGCCTTTCGCGCAAGCACGTGCGCGTCGAGATCGACGCCTCGCTGCGCCGCCTGCAAGTCGACTACGTCGATCTCTACCAATGCCATCGTTACGACGTGGCGACGCCGCTCGAGGAGACGGTGCAGGCGATGGACGATCTGGTGCGCGCGGGCAAGATCTTGTACTGGGGCGTGAGCGAGTGGAACGCCGACCAGATCGCGGGCGCGACGATGCTCGCGCGGGCGCGCGGCTGGGCGGAGCCCGTCTCGAACCAGCCGCAGTACAGCGCGCTGTGGCGCCGCGTCGAGCCGCGCGTCTTCCCGGCCTGCAAGGAGTACGGGCTCGGCAACGTCGTGTGGTCGCCGCTCGCGATGGGAATTCTCACCGGCAAGTACACCGACGCGGCGCATCCGCCGCACGGGACGCGCGCCGCCGGCCGCGCCGCCGAGATGATGGAAGACTACTTCACGCAGCCCGTGCTCGACGCGGTGCAGCGCGTGAAGCCGCTCGCCGAGCGCGCGCACTGCACGCCGGCGCAGCTCGCGCTGGCGTGGTGCCTGCGCAACGACGCCGTCACCTCGGTGATCGTCGGCGCGACGCGGCCCGAGCAAGTCGATGACAACGTCGCCGCCGCCGACCTCGACGTCGATCCGGAGATCTTCCGCGAAATCGACGAGATTCTCGCGCCGGTCGCGCCCTTCGAGCCGTACACGTCGTAG
- a CDS encoding YegS/Rv2252/BmrU family lipid kinase, with amino-acid sequence MRATERAEASTVAANAPPREVVVVVNRHSRHSDAEIERLYDALAAHGLRVAAFHAEPAEDGCRTRIKRAAKAGAPAILVGGGDGTMTHAVNELAKRRSVLGVLPFGTGNSFAQSLGIPLHDLDAALAVIARGHVECIDVGVVNGTYFANFATVGLSSEIAAATPRGLKKVVGAVAYGLASIRPMLTHRAFRARIDWSGGRLDVTTQDIIVANGRFYGDTPVAPDATIVDGRLHLFTTDNGSALAAARTYIALGRGEHARLPDAHLLTARAFTVRTRKRQPIAIDGSPLEKTPARFRVARAALRVFVPEAGVAHG; translated from the coding sequence ATGCGGGCGACGGAACGAGCGGAGGCTAGCACCGTCGCTGCGAACGCGCCGCCGCGCGAGGTCGTCGTCGTGGTGAACCGCCATTCGCGGCACAGCGATGCGGAGATCGAGCGGCTGTACGACGCGCTCGCCGCACACGGTCTGCGCGTCGCGGCGTTTCACGCGGAGCCGGCGGAAGATGGCTGCCGCACGCGCATCAAGCGCGCGGCGAAGGCCGGCGCGCCGGCGATCCTGGTCGGCGGCGGCGACGGCACGATGACGCACGCGGTCAACGAGCTGGCGAAGCGCCGGAGCGTGCTGGGCGTGCTGCCGTTCGGGACGGGGAACAGCTTCGCGCAGTCGCTCGGCATCCCGCTGCACGACCTCGACGCCGCGCTCGCGGTGATCGCGCGCGGCCACGTGGAGTGCATCGACGTGGGCGTCGTCAACGGCACCTACTTCGCGAACTTCGCGACCGTCGGGCTCTCCTCGGAGATCGCCGCGGCGACGCCGCGCGGGCTCAAGAAGGTGGTCGGCGCGGTCGCCTACGGGCTCGCGAGCATTCGCCCCATGCTCACCCACCGCGCGTTCCGCGCGCGCATCGACTGGAGCGGCGGGCGGCTCGACGTGACCACGCAAGACATTATCGTCGCGAACGGCCGCTTCTACGGCGACACGCCGGTCGCGCCCGACGCGACGATCGTCGACGGCCGGCTGCACCTCTTCACCACCGACAACGGCTCGGCGCTCGCCGCCGCGCGCACGTACATCGCGCTCGGCCGCGGCGAGCACGCGCGGCTGCCCGACGCGCACCTGCTCACCGCACGCGCGTTCACGGTGCGCACGCGCAAGCGCCAGCCGATCGCGATCGACGGCTCGCCGCTCGAGAAGACGCCGGCGCGCTTTCGCGTCGCGCGCGCGGCCTTGCGCGTGTTCGTTCCGGAGGCCGGCGTTGCGCACGGTTGA
- a CDS encoding phosphatase PAP2 family protein, with protein MRTVDAVELRLWVAAVLCLAAAIALGFSVAARTPARIDVEAVALRGTAVPLALFFTALGRWPVLLALSLLAALVGWRLRTGMGAVVLLYVTQIVSQGVSTLLKLGLHRSRPDHWLVIQEKDWSYPSGHAVTAVVFFVGLALLAWHAPLPRPLAGVIAAILLICAVGIPWSRLALGAHYLTDVLGGLLLGTAFLCAAFALMLRFAHASSAA; from the coding sequence TTGCGCACGGTTGACGCGGTAGAATTGCGGCTGTGGGTCGCCGCGGTGCTTTGCTTGGCCGCGGCCATCGCGCTCGGCTTCTCCGTCGCAGCGCGCACGCCGGCGCGAATCGACGTCGAAGCGGTGGCGCTGCGCGGCACGGCCGTTCCGCTGGCGTTGTTCTTCACCGCGCTCGGGCGCTGGCCGGTGCTTCTTGCGCTGAGCCTGCTCGCGGCGCTCGTCGGGTGGCGGCTGCGCACCGGGATGGGCGCAGTCGTGCTGCTGTACGTCACGCAGATCGTCTCGCAAGGCGTCAGCACGCTGCTGAAGCTGGGGCTTCACCGCTCGCGCCCCGATCACTGGCTGGTGATTCAGGAGAAAGACTGGTCGTACCCGAGCGGGCACGCGGTGACGGCGGTCGTGTTCTTCGTGGGGCTTGCGCTTCTGGCGTGGCACGCGCCGCTGCCGCGACCGCTCGCCGGCGTCATTGCGGCCATTCTGCTGATCTGTGCGGTCGGGATACCGTGGTCGCGGCTCGCGCTTGGCGCGCACTACCTCACCGACGTGCTCGGCGGGCTGCTGCTCGGCACGGCGTTTCTGTGCGCGGCCTTCGCGCTGATGCTGCGCTTCGCGCACGCCTCCTCGGCGGCGTAG
- a CDS encoding alpha/beta hydrolase, translating to MADDRVAQARAQLEAIAAEERADPKIAHYTRWWLDDGVAPAAVVLLHGVTNSPPQYDRFAPQLHARGHAVIVPRFPYHGYGDRMTTEIARMRAADFTSTALRAVALAALCGRRVVVAGISVAGTLAGWLAARTRIDLAIAVAPYCGLRTVPGAANDALGALLRAAPNAFLWWDPRNKQNQPPEHGYPRFATRVLGECLSISTAIAGAPPGPHARRAVLVLNANEPAVNNAHAERRFRALREHGVELERVVLPGLPPIHDIIEPAIPQEQTELVYPPLIDLIEAE from the coding sequence GTGGCAGATGACCGCGTCGCGCAGGCGCGCGCACAGCTGGAAGCGATCGCGGCCGAGGAGCGCGCCGATCCGAAGATCGCGCACTACACGCGCTGGTGGCTCGACGACGGCGTCGCGCCGGCCGCGGTGGTGCTGCTGCACGGCGTGACGAACAGCCCGCCGCAGTACGATCGCTTCGCGCCGCAGCTGCACGCGCGCGGACATGCGGTGATCGTGCCGCGCTTTCCGTACCACGGCTACGGCGATCGCATGACGACCGAGATCGCCCGCATGCGCGCGGCCGATTTCACGAGCACCGCGCTGCGGGCCGTTGCGCTCGCCGCGCTGTGCGGTCGCCGCGTCGTGGTCGCCGGGATCTCGGTCGCCGGAACGCTGGCCGGCTGGCTCGCCGCGCGCACGCGAATCGATCTGGCGATCGCGGTCGCGCCGTACTGCGGGCTGCGCACGGTACCCGGCGCGGCGAACGACGCGCTCGGCGCGCTGCTGCGCGCGGCGCCGAACGCGTTTCTGTGGTGGGATCCGCGCAACAAGCAAAACCAGCCGCCCGAGCACGGCTACCCGCGCTTCGCGACGCGGGTGCTCGGCGAATGCCTTTCCATCTCGACGGCGATCGCCGGCGCGCCGCCCGGCCCGCACGCGCGGCGCGCCGTGCTGGTGCTGAACGCGAACGAGCCGGCAGTGAACAACGCCCACGCGGAGCGGCGCTTCCGCGCGCTGCGCGAGCACGGCGTCGAGCTCGAACGCGTCGTCCTTCCCGGCTTGCCGCCGATCCACGACATCATCGAGCCGGCGATCCCGCAGGAGCAGACGGAGCTGGTCTACCCGCCGCTGATCGACCTGATCGAAGCCGAGTGA
- a CDS encoding YqeG family HAD IIIA-type phosphatase gives MSAVLSFFRPQRWAERITEIDPAELRARGIRGAIVDLDNTLVGFRSLAPLEEDAAWVRRARDAGVSVAVLTNNGTPWAAEVAKDLGVPCIPRARKPLPHGFRRATNVLELQPNEVVVIGDQLFTDVLGAKLAGLEVILVDPLVRHDPWNTRPLRWLERVVLRGVPRGLARRGR, from the coding sequence ATGAGCGCCGTGCTGAGCTTCTTTCGGCCGCAGCGTTGGGCGGAGCGAATCACCGAGATCGATCCGGCGGAGCTGCGCGCGCGCGGGATTCGCGGCGCGATCGTCGACCTCGACAACACGCTGGTCGGATTCCGTTCGCTCGCGCCGCTCGAAGAGGACGCGGCCTGGGTTCGCCGCGCGCGGGATGCCGGCGTGAGCGTCGCGGTGCTCACCAACAACGGGACGCCGTGGGCAGCGGAGGTCGCGAAGGACCTCGGCGTGCCGTGCATCCCGCGCGCGCGCAAGCCGCTGCCGCACGGCTTCCGCCGCGCGACCAACGTGCTCGAGCTGCAGCCGAACGAGGTCGTCGTGATCGGCGACCAGCTCTTCACCGACGTCCTGGGCGCGAAGCTGGCTGGGCTCGAGGTTATTCTGGTCGACCCGCTGGTGCGGCACGATCCGTGGAACACGCGGCCGCTGCGCTGGCTCGAGCGGGTCGTGCTGCGCGGCGTGCCGCGCGGTCTCGCGCGGCGTGGCAGATGA
- a CDS encoding YegS/Rv2252/BmrU family lipid kinase, protein MAKRVLLAVNGRARRGRAARDQAAAVFRARGHEVIEITKDIPPGELSNTIVARKDDVDVVVVGGGDGTLVTAIDGLIETKLPLAILPLGTFNELARTLGVPSDPAAVAALVDEGVPLQLDVGSVNGHKYFNEASAGLSTRITRLQTPEVKRRWGMLAVPLTTLRALRWSRPLHLEVEAEDGTKRVVRAVQLTVANSYRFGGVVENPQASLADGVLDLYSIDAAGFWRTIALIGAVALRRFQESPEVQTFSGKRFVVRSVHGRPYPVAADSEVVTQLPAEFAILERAVSVLVSPAKVAEIR, encoded by the coding sequence ATGGCCAAACGCGTCCTGCTCGCGGTCAACGGACGGGCTCGCCGCGGGCGCGCGGCGCGCGATCAGGCCGCGGCCGTGTTTCGCGCGCGCGGACACGAGGTCATCGAGATCACCAAGGACATTCCGCCGGGCGAGCTGTCCAACACGATCGTCGCGCGCAAGGACGACGTGGACGTGGTGGTCGTCGGCGGCGGCGACGGGACGCTGGTGACCGCGATCGACGGCTTGATCGAGACGAAGCTGCCGCTGGCGATCCTGCCGCTCGGCACGTTCAACGAGCTCGCGCGAACGCTCGGCGTCCCCTCCGATCCGGCGGCGGTCGCCGCGCTGGTCGACGAAGGCGTCCCGCTGCAGCTCGACGTGGGCAGCGTCAACGGCCACAAGTACTTCAACGAAGCCTCGGCCGGCTTGTCGACGCGCATCACGCGGCTGCAGACGCCGGAGGTCAAACGGCGGTGGGGAATGCTCGCCGTCCCGCTGACGACGCTGCGCGCGCTGCGCTGGTCGCGGCCCTTGCACCTCGAGGTCGAAGCGGAGGACGGAACCAAGCGCGTCGTGCGCGCCGTGCAGCTCACCGTGGCGAACAGCTACCGTTTCGGCGGCGTCGTCGAGAACCCGCAAGCGAGTCTGGCCGACGGCGTGCTCGACCTGTACTCGATCGACGCCGCCGGCTTTTGGCGGACGATCGCCCTGATCGGCGCGGTCGCGCTGCGCCGCTTCCAGGAGTCGCCCGAGGTGCAGACGTTCTCCGGCAAACGCTTCGTCGTGCGCTCGGTGCACGGGCGCCCGTATCCGGTCGCCGCCGACAGCGAAGTCGTCACCCAGCTGCCGGCCGAGTTCGCCATCCTCGAACGCGCGGTGAGCGTGCTCGTTTCCCCGGCGAAGGTTGCGGAAATACGATGA
- a CDS encoding pirin family protein, which translates to MPAETTSTAVRSLARVIPAVATLEGGGFLVHRPVPARGLEHVDPFLLLDEMGPMDHGPGEAQGAPDHPHKGFELITYLIAGEMEHLDSHGNHGILRPGDAQYMLGGTGLVHSEMPTEAFQRTGGYRHGFQIWVNLAKADKALAPAYKDVTAAQIPVVHPSEGVTARVVAGEVFGVSGPVHTVTPWNYVHVTLQPGARVVEPVPPDWTATAYVFAGIGHLGAREVRRGDYAVFANDGETIALENTGTEPLEALLLAARPIGEPMVRYGPFVMNTIDEIRVAFEDFRAGRFGEIKPIVAK; encoded by the coding sequence ATGCCCGCTGAAACGACTAGCACCGCCGTGCGTTCCCTCGCCCGCGTGATTCCCGCGGTGGCGACCCTCGAAGGCGGCGGCTTTCTCGTCCACCGCCCGGTGCCGGCGCGCGGCCTGGAGCACGTCGATCCGTTTCTGCTCCTCGACGAGATGGGGCCGATGGATCACGGCCCCGGCGAGGCGCAAGGCGCGCCGGACCACCCGCACAAGGGCTTCGAGCTGATCACGTACCTCATCGCCGGCGAGATGGAGCACCTCGACTCGCACGGCAACCACGGAATCCTGCGCCCGGGCGACGCGCAGTACATGCTCGGCGGGACGGGACTCGTCCACTCCGAGATGCCGACCGAAGCGTTCCAGCGCACCGGCGGGTACCGTCACGGTTTCCAGATTTGGGTGAACTTGGCGAAGGCCGACAAAGCGCTCGCGCCGGCGTACAAGGACGTGACCGCGGCGCAGATTCCGGTCGTGCATCCGTCCGAGGGCGTGACGGCGCGGGTCGTCGCCGGCGAGGTCTTCGGCGTGAGCGGTCCGGTGCACACGGTGACGCCGTGGAACTACGTGCACGTCACGCTGCAGCCCGGCGCACGCGTCGTGGAGCCGGTTCCGCCGGACTGGACGGCAACGGCGTACGTCTTCGCCGGTATCGGCCACCTCGGCGCGCGCGAAGTGCGCCGCGGGGACTACGCCGTCTTTGCGAACGACGGCGAGACGATTGCGCTGGAGAACACCGGCACCGAACCGCTCGAAGCGCTGCTCCTCGCGGCCCGGCCGATCGGCGAGCCGATGGTCCGCTACGGCCCGTTCGTGATGAACACGATCGACGAGATCCGCG